The sequence GCAGCGACAGAAATTATTAATCTGAAAGCAATATTAAATTTGCCTAAAGGTACAGAACATTTTGTATCCGATTTACATGGTGAACACGAAGCTTTTTTTCATGTGCTTAAAAATGGGTCAGGCTCCGTTAGAATAAAAATTGATGAAATCTTTGGATACACCCTTTCTAATGCGGACAAACGAGATTTAGCAACACTGATATACTATCCGCGTGAAAAAATGAAGCATTTGCTTTCGCACATTGAGAACGTTGAGGACAAACACGAATGGTATAAACTCACGCTTTTTCGATTAATTAGCCTCTGTAAAGCTGTTAGTAGCAAATACACTCGCTCCAAAGTTCGTAAAGCTTTGCCTCCAGAATTTTTATATGTGATAGAAGAGCTTATTACAGAAACTATTGATTCGGCGGACAAAACCATTTACTATAATGTAATTTTAGATACTATCATCGATACCAAACGTGCCGAGGCATTTATCAGTGCGATGTGTAAACTCATTAAGCGGCTGGTTGTAGATCATCTGCATATTGTTGGAGATATATATGATAGAGGATCAGGGCCGCATCATATAATGGATCGATTGCTATCGTATCATTCGTTAGACATCCAGTGGGGTAATCACGATGTGGTGTGGATGGGAGCTGCTGCAGGGCAACATGCGTGCATTGCCAACGTAATTAGATTCTGCGCACGATACGGCAACTTGGATATCCTAAAAGAAGGATACGGAATCAACCTATTGCCACTCGCCAGCTATGCGATGCATTACTATAAAGATGATCCGTGCGATTGTTTTAAGCTAAAAACAGATCTAAACAATGATCGAGAAGATACCATCAATTTGCAAATGCATAAAGCCATTTCTATACTCCAATTTAAGCTAGAGGGAAATCTGATTCAAAAATATCCGCAGTTTGAGCTAGATAATCGAAACTTATTACATCGTATTGATTATGAACATAGTTCTATTACTATAGACGGCAAGGTCTATGCTATCAAAGACACATATTTTCCAACAGTCGATCGCGATGATCCTTACAAGCTTACTATAGAAGAGGAGATTATTATGCATAAGTTGGAGCAGTCGTTTCTTCATAGTGATAAATTGCAAAGTCACGTAAACCTATTGCTTTCCAATGGTGGTTTATAC is a genomic window of Candidatus Epulonipiscium viviparus containing:
- a CDS encoding fructose-1,6-bisphosphatase — encoded protein: MKNYKFRYLEKLSELYPNIALAATEIINLKAILNLPKGTEHFVSDLHGEHEAFFHVLKNGSGSVRIKIDEIFGYTLSNADKRDLATLIYYPREKMKHLLSHIENVEDKHEWYKLTLFRLISLCKAVSSKYTRSKVRKALPPEFLYVIEELITETIDSADKTIYYNVILDTIIDTKRAEAFISAMCKLIKRLVVDHLHIVGDIYDRGSGPHHIMDRLLSYHSLDIQWGNHDVVWMGAAAGQHACIANVIRFCARYGNLDILKEGYGINLLPLASYAMHYYKDDPCDCFKLKTDLNNDREDTINLQMHKAISILQFKLEGNLIQKYPQFELDNRNLLHRIDYEHSSITIDGKVYAIKDTYFPTVDRDDPYKLTIEEEIIMHKLEQSFLHSDKLQSHVNLLLSNGGLYKVYNNNLLYHGCILLDEEGNIRSIKWGKQEFSGRDWYEFLDSYIRKGFCSPNDEERKLGKDIMWYVWLHPNSPLFGKDKMATFERYLIDDQEAHIECKNPYYRYYETEAVIDNILQSFGLNPNYSRIINGHVPVKVKEGESPIKCNGKLIVIDGGFAKAYQHETGIAGYTLIYNSRGIILAAHEPFTTTENAILTGSDIYSQNINVVINSTRQLVQNTDDGIKIKESIAELNDLLDAYRNGSLTEKY